From the Thermovirga lienii DSM 17291 genome, one window contains:
- a CDS encoding MOSC domain containing protein (InterPro IPR005302~KEGG: aco:Amico_0030 MOSC domain containing protein~SPTR: MOSC domain protein), whose amino-acid sequence MGIVEAICIGAFKDKPKEPVSEALFLPGGIEGDCHLGTKGREVSLLLSSDVAVAEDRAKIKFPPGSLAENLRIKLDCPSLIKIGSKLRLGENVILEVVERGKRPDEPHTYSYMGWCLLPDVGYFLKVVSGGRVRVKDKVKIE is encoded by the coding sequence TTGGGAATCGTCGAAGCTATATGTATAGGTGCCTTTAAGGATAAACCAAAGGAGCCTGTAAGTGAAGCTTTGTTCTTGCCAGGTGGGATAGAAGGAGATTGTCACTTGGGAACAAAAGGCAGAGAAGTCAGCCTTTTGTTGTCATCAGATGTTGCAGTGGCAGAGGACAGGGCCAAAATAAAATTCCCTCCAGGTTCTTTGGCTGAGAACCTGCGAATCAAATTGGATTGCCCCTCCTTAATAAAGATAGGTTCCAAGCTGAGGTTAGGCGAAAACGTGATATTAGAAGTGGTAGAGCGTGGCAAAAGGCCTGATGAGCCCCATACTTATAGTTATATGGGGTGGTGTTTGCTGCCTGATGTGGGATATTTCTTAAAGGTAGTTTCTGGAGGCAGGGTTAGGGTAAAGGATAAAGTCAAAATAGAATAG
- a CDS encoding transposase mutator type (PFAM: Transposase, Mutator family~COGs: COG3328 Transposase and inactivated derivatives~InterPro IPR001207~KEGG: gwc:GWCH70_1766 transposase mutator type~PFAM: transposase mutator type~SPTR: Transposase mutator type) has protein sequence MAHYQVTVDCDLLQGLFIRDDGLARLVENIVNQILDAQATEQLRAKPYERTEERQGYRNGYRDKLLKSRVGELTLMVPRLRSGHFSTELFERYQRSEQALLLAMVEMVVNGVSTRKVRAVVDELCGTEFSKSTVSSLCKRLDDIVKEWNERDLSSQEYPFLLVDAIVIRVRKGGRVRLSSVLLATGINREGYREILGLMLGDSESEAAWSEFFGRLKERGLKGVDLVVSDDHKGLINAIETHFQGATWQRCQTHFIRNILDACPKSLQGDLHGRLRLIFDAPDMETARRLLNETIEAFGARAPKAVERLEAGFEDAMAVMALPGRYRKRLRTTNGVERLNQEIRRRERVIRIFPNEESAVRLIGAVLVEIDEVWTTGKRYFDMAEYWEWKANTEKQQKEVNNADTQVNVA, from the coding sequence ATGGCTCACTACCAGGTTACCGTAGACTGTGATCTCTTGCAAGGATTATTTATTCGGGATGATGGATTGGCTCGGTTGGTGGAGAACATCGTGAATCAGATACTCGATGCTCAGGCTACCGAACAACTCAGGGCCAAGCCATACGAACGTACCGAAGAGCGGCAGGGGTACCGCAACGGGTATCGGGATAAGCTGCTCAAGTCTCGCGTAGGAGAACTTACGCTTATGGTTCCCCGTCTCCGGAGCGGGCACTTCTCCACGGAGCTTTTCGAGCGGTACCAGCGGAGCGAGCAGGCGCTCTTGCTGGCCATGGTCGAGATGGTCGTGAACGGCGTATCCACCAGGAAGGTAAGGGCGGTTGTTGATGAACTATGCGGCACGGAGTTCTCCAAATCCACCGTATCCAGCCTGTGCAAAAGACTGGACGACATCGTAAAGGAGTGGAACGAGCGAGATTTGAGCAGCCAGGAATACCCATTTCTCCTGGTAGATGCCATTGTCATCCGGGTGCGTAAAGGCGGCCGGGTACGGCTTTCAAGCGTACTTCTCGCTACAGGGATCAACCGGGAGGGATACCGGGAGATTTTAGGGCTTATGCTCGGGGATAGCGAATCAGAGGCTGCTTGGTCGGAGTTCTTCGGCCGGCTCAAGGAGCGCGGTCTCAAGGGAGTGGACTTGGTTGTTTCGGATGATCACAAGGGCTTGATCAATGCGATAGAAACCCACTTCCAAGGAGCGACATGGCAGCGGTGCCAGACCCACTTTATCCGGAACATCCTGGACGCCTGTCCTAAGAGCCTCCAGGGCGACCTGCACGGGCGACTGCGGTTGATCTTCGACGCGCCGGATATGGAGACGGCCAGGCGGTTGCTGAACGAAACGATAGAGGCCTTTGGCGCCCGGGCGCCAAAGGCGGTAGAGCGACTTGAAGCTGGTTTCGAGGACGCAATGGCGGTGATGGCACTACCAGGGCGCTACCGGAAGCGGCTGCGCACCACCAATGGAGTCGAGCGGCTCAACCAGGAGATCCGCCGGCGGGAGCGGGTGATCCGAATCTTCCCTAACGAGGAGTCGGCTGTGAGACTGATCGGAGCAGTGCTTGTAGAGATCGACGAGGTGTGGACCACAGGAAAGCGCTACTTTGATATGGCAGAGTATTGGGAGTGGAAGGCTAACACAGAAAAACAGCAGAAGGAGGTGAATAATGCCGATACCCAGGTAAATGTAGCTTAA
- a CDS encoding hypothetical protein (KEGG: mdo:100023263 hypothetical protein LOC100023263~SPTR: Multi-sensor signal transduction histidine kinase), translating into MKKKIIISLALIPFILIGFRFISTYQSPKTPDIFTLLSQWNIAPLKNINEVIWRGTKVNLGNDGISLHGAEGENLPMGIKKIIVRPLGTPYIQSIEVIFEGITKERIEAILRNMRDSSHRFQEVLSQDGLWIFLDIAFEEQELIYYVLSKQNGTLSLAIFTETANNHFKKEQGVAH; encoded by the coding sequence ATGAAAAAAAAGATAATTATCTCTCTAGCGTTGATACCTTTTATCCTTATTGGGTTTAGATTCATAAGCACATATCAAAGTCCTAAAACCCCAGACATATTTACGCTGCTTTCCCAGTGGAACATAGCTCCCCTTAAAAATATCAATGAAGTGATCTGGAGAGGTACAAAGGTGAACTTAGGTAATGATGGAATATCGCTCCATGGGGCAGAAGGAGAAAATTTGCCTATGGGAATCAAGAAGATAATTGTAAGGCCCTTGGGAACCCCTTATATACAATCCATCGAAGTCATCTTCGAAGGAATCACGAAGGAAAGAATAGAAGCAATTTTGAGAAACATGAGGGATAGCTCGCACCGCTTTCAAGAGGTATTGTCCCAAGATGGACTTTGGATATTCCTTGATATCGCCTTTGAAGAACAGGAATTGATTTACTATGTTTTATCTAAACAGAACGGAACCCTCTCTTTAGCGATTTTTACAGAAACGGCAAACAATCACTTCAAAAAAGAACAAGGGGTGGCTCATTAG